A window of Rhododendron vialii isolate Sample 1 chromosome 11a, ASM3025357v1 contains these coding sequences:
- the LOC131306375 gene encoding disease resistance protein At4g27190-like codes for MDSVAVAGSPDPTDGEVPSSTTPGGGKSAETGSTAVPPSRYESQKRRDWNTFLQYSRNQKPPLKPSRCSGAHVLEFLRYLDQFGKTKVHLTGCLFFGNPNPPSPCTCPLRQAWGSLDAVVERLRAAYEENGGQPESNPFRATAVRFYLREVRDDQAKARGIPYNQKRKRATAAENVSVGGSSSGGAPDVAATVAPATKTVGDEGKDQRKEKSSGGLFSSVFRTPDKLNKSTPDPKSRGEEDSECLQLHVDNYSDSDTTIFRSTKKIKNYSDVTISISDHLRNWSGWSRRTKGVLSMEELVPLNKMGEVVTLGQKLSPEDKDSLTKVTDGLSHSCEKEVLEEILFVAKELEGTPSDQRELEELNCDKKKKKSDPLEVPPTICHHFSILQELDLSYTEINSLPQSISRLVALQKLFLRSCELLMELPPEIGELTNLEVLDLEGTEILCLPKEIAKLFNLTCLKVSFYGYANQTVIPRRVLSNLSRLKELIIDVTPNGEWWDVEAETIIDDMRSLKELTTLKLSLPTAELLRNLAIFRCLANFRFTVGRHAERFISRLPQDVEEEFNNWEKLKKGLKYINGSHVPNEVTEVFRHANAFFLQRHWTSNSLSEFGHENMNEVKFCLVMECNEFRTVIDSEQFHQGKDGMSESEDFQDFDEAIVLGSLEKLIIRYMKNMESVWKGPVGKGSLSNLKSLALHTCPNLTTLFTIDMFRNLLNLEELIVEDCPKIDSLVSLKSSDSESGLFLPNLKNISLLELPELVSISSGLCIAPNLERMVIFYCPKLEKLSTMDVSSTKLKVIKGEKEWWDALKWYESDLSTEHEDYLARLFIPLRRDGNLMGQLTKD; via the exons ATGGATTCAGTAGCCGTAGCCGGATCGCCCGACCCGACCGACGGCGAGGTTCCATCATCGACCACTCCAGGCGGAGGAAAATCGGCGGAGACCGGGTCAACGGCTGTGCCGCCGAGCCGGTACGAGTCACAAAAGCGACGAGACTGGAACACGTTCTTACAGTACTCGAGGAACCAAAAGCCGCCGCTGAAGCCGTCACGCTGCAGCGGAGCGCACGTGCTCGAGTTCCTCAGGTACCTTGACCAGTTCGGCAAAACGAAGGTGCACTTGACGGGGTGCCTGTTCTTCGGGAACCCGAACCCGCCCTCCCCGTGCACGTGCCCGTTGAGGCAGGCGTGGGGGAGCCTCGACGCGGTCGTCGAACGGCTAAGAGCCGCTTACGAAGAGAACGGGGGGCAGCCCGAGTCGAACCCGTTCAGGGCGACGGCGGTTCGGTTTTATTTGAGGGAGGTTAGGGATGATCAGGCCAAGGCGAGAGGGATACCGTATAATCAGAAGCGGAAAAGGGCAACGGCGGCGGAAAATGTGTCGGTGGGTGGTAGCAGTAGCGGTGGTGCTCCTGATGTGGCGGCTACTGTTGCTCCTGCAACTAAAACA GTTGGAGATGAAGGAAAGGATCAACGTAAAGAGAAATCATCTGGTGGACTCTTTTCATCAG tCTTCCGAACACCTGATAAACTGAATAAATCCACGCCAGATCCGAAGTCAAGGGGAGAGGAAGATTCGGAATGTTTGCAATTGCATGTGGACAATTATTCTGATTCTGATACCAcaatattccgaagtaccaaaaaaataaaaaattattctgaTGTCACAATTAGCATATCTGACCATCTGAGGAATTGGTCCGGTTGGTCCAGAAGGACAAAAGGTGTGTTGTCCATGGAGGAATTGGTCCCGTTGAACAAAATGGGAGAGGTAGTCACACTAGGACAGAAGTTATCTCCAGAAGACAAGGACTCCTTGACAAAAGTGACAGATGGACTCTCACACTCATGTGAAAAGGAAGTCTTGGAGGAGATCTTGTTTGTAGCGAAAGAATTGGAGGGAACTCCTTCAGACCAACGAGAATTAGAAGAATTGAactgtgataaaaaaaaaaaaaaaagtgatccGTTGGAAGTTCCTCCAACAATCTGTCACCACTTTTCTATTCTCCAAGAGCTAGATTTGTCATATACTGAGATAAACTCTTTGCCACAATCCATTTCAAGATTagtagcactccaaaaattgttcTTGAGAAGCTGCGAGCTTCTAATGGAACTGCCACCTGAAATTGGAGAACTCACGAATCTTGAGGTGCTTGATCTTGAAGGGACTGAAATTCTGTGTCTTCCAAAGGAGATAGCCAAACTGTTTAATTTGACGTGCTTGAAAGTGTCATTCTATGGATATGCAAATCAGACAGTAATTCCAAGGAGGGTCTTGTCAAATCTCTCACGCTTGAAGGAGTTAATCATTGACGTTACTCCGAATGGAGAGTGGTGGGATGTTGAAGCAGAAACTATTATAGACGATATGCGTAGCTTAAAAGAGTTGACAACCCTGAAATTGTCTTTACCCACTGCTGAACTATTGAGAAACCTCGCAATATTTCGATGTTTAGCGAACTTCAGATTTACAGTTGGCCGTCACGCAGAGCGCTTCATTTCCCGTTTACCCCAAGATGTTGAAGAGGAATTCAATAATTGGGAGAAACTGAAGAAAGGCTTGAAGTATATAAATGGAAGTCACGTACCAAATGAAGTTACCGAGGTATTCAGACATGCAAATGCTTTTTTTCTACAGCGCCATTGGACATCTAACAGCCTATCCGAGTTTGGGCATGAAAATATGAATGAAGTGAAGTTTTGCTTGGTGATGGAATGTAATGAGTTTCGGACCGTCATTGATTCTGAACAGTTTCATCAAGGAAAAGATGGTATGAGTGAATCCGAAGATTTCCAAGATTTTGATGAAGCAATTGTGCTTGGATCACTGGAGAAATTGATTATTCGCTACATGAAGAATATGGAGAGCGTTTGGAAAGGGCCAGTTGGAAAAGGGTCTTTGTCCAATCTAAAGTCCTTGGCTTTGCATACATGCCCCAATTTGACTAcccttttcacaatcgacatgtTTAGGAATCTCTTAAACTTGGAAGAACTGATTGTCGAAGATTGCCCAAAAATCGACAGCCTTGTTAGTCTCAAAAGTTCCGACTCAGAATCTGGCCTTTTTCTCCCGAACTTGAAGAATATTTCACTTCTAGAGCTACCAGAACTGGTCAGCATCTCCAGTGGCTTATGCATCGCTCCAAATTTAGAGAGGATGGTAATCTTTTATTGCCCAAAGCTCGAAAAGCTTTCTACCATGGATGTCTCCAGTACAAAATTGAAGGTAATTAAAGGAGAGAAAGAATGGTGGGACGCATTAAAGTGGTATGAATCGGATCTGAGCACGGAACATGAAGATTATTTGGCTCGTCTTTTTATCCCTTTGAGAAGGGATGGGAATCTGATGGGTCAATTAACAAAAGACTAG